A portion of the Melanotaenia boesemani isolate fMelBoe1 chromosome 2, fMelBoe1.pri, whole genome shotgun sequence genome contains these proteins:
- the mmd gene encoding monocyte to macrophage differentiation factor has translation MKRVNSLQRFMNRRASANCRYQPTCYEHAANCYTHALLIVPAFVGMTLLHCLSNNSWERLTAWVYGMGLCALFLVSTVFHIITWKKSHMRSVEHCFHMCDRVVIYVFIAASYTPWLNLRELGPLAAHMRWFVWLMAVAGIIYVFNYHEKYKLVELAFYLTMGFFPASVITSMSNTDGLHELAWGGLIYCLGVFFFKSDGIIPFAHAIWHVFVALAAAVHYYAIWKYLYRAPSTDSLLNS, from the exons ATGAAGAGAGTGAACAGCCTCCAGAG GTTTATGAACAGACGGGCCTCTGCTAACTGCCGCTACCAGCCCACCTGCTATGAACACGCTGCAAACTGCTACACTCATGCC CTTCTCATTGTGCCGGCCTTCGTGGGCATGACGCTGCTGCACTGTCTGTCTAACAACAGCTGGGAGAGGCTCACGGCCTGGGTGTACGGCATGGGCCTGTGCGCCCTCTTCTTGGTGTCCACTGTGTTTCATATCATCACCTGGAAGAAGAGCCACATGAG GTCGGTGGAACATTGTTTTCATATGTGTGACAGAGTGGTCATCTATGTCTTCATAGCTGCCTCATACACACCGTG GTTAAACCTTCGTGAACTGGGCCCTCTAGCAGCACACATGCGCTGGTTTGTGTGGCTCATGGCTGTTGCTGGAATCATATACGTCTTCAACTATCATGAAAA GTATAAACTCGTCGAGCTGGCCTTCTATTTGACAATGGGATTTTTTCCTGCTTCGGTCATAACGTCAATG AGCAACACTGATGGTCTGCACGAGCTGGCCTGGGGAGGACTCATTTACTGCCTCGGTGTGTTCTTCTTCAAAAGCGATGGCATCATTCCCTTCGCCCACGCCATCTGGCACGTGTTTGTGGCGCTAGCCGCAGCCGTGCACTACTACGCCATCTGGAAATACCTCTACAGAGCTCCCAGCACAGATTCCCTTCTCAATTCGTGA
- the LOC121649400 gene encoding hepatic leukemia factor-like codes for MEKMARPLPLNPTFLPPTHGVLKSLLENPLKLPFHHDEGFGKEKEKEKKLDDESSTANHPQSAFLGPTLWDKTLPYDGDNFQLEYMDLEEFLSENGIPANTAQGEQAPQTAQPPQAPLQQAPPPAPPTPSVVDLSSRATTSVHTAMAPQTCLRSPGTAALPTARDTPSPIDPESIQVPVTYDPDPADLALSSVPGQEMFDPRKRKFSAEELKPQPMIKKARKIFIPEDLKDDKYWARRRKNNVAAKRSRDARRLKENQIAIRAGFLEKENAALRMEVGDLRKELGRCKNILAKYEARHGPL; via the exons ATGGAGAAAATGGCCAGACCGCTTCCTTTAAATCCAACTTTCCTGCCGCCGACTCACGGCGTCTTGAAATCCCTGCTGGAAAACCCGCTGAAGCTGCCTTTCCATCATGATGAAG GATTtgggaaggagaaggagaaggagaagaagttGGACGATGAGAGCAGCACAGCCAACCACCCACAGTCGGCCTTCCTTGGACCGACCCTGTGGGACAAAACCCTGCCCTATGATGGAGACAACTTTCAGCTGGAATACATGGACCTGGAGGAGTTCCTGTCAGAAAATGGCATCCCGGCCAACACAGCTCAGGGCGAGCAGGCCCCGCAGACAGCACAGCCACCGCAGGCCCCTCTTCAGCAGGCCCCGCCACCCGCGCCACCCACACCCTCTGTGGTTGACCTCAGCAGCCGCGCCACCACATCGGTTCACACAGCCATGGCTCCTCAGACCTGCCTCCGAAGCCCCGGCACAGCAG cGCTGCCCACAGCCAGAGACACCCCCAGCCCCATCGACCCAGAGTCCATTCAAGTACCGGTGACCTATGATCCCGACCCAGCAGACCTGGCTCTGTCCAGCGTCCCCGGCCAGGAGATGTTCGACCCCAGGAAGCGCAAGTTCTCCGCCGAGGAGCTGAAGCCGCAGCCCATGATCAAAAAGGCCCGCAAGATCTTCATCCCCGAAGACCTGAAG GACGATAAGTACTGGGCCCGGCGCAGAAAGAACAACGTGGCGGCCAAACGCTCACGGGACGCCCGCAGGCTGAAGGAGAACCAGATCGCCATCCGAGCCGGCTTCCTGGAGAAGGAGAACGCCGCCCTCCGCATGGAGGTGGGGGACTTAAGGAAGGAGCTGGGCCGCTGCAAGAACATTCTGGCAAAATACGAGGCCCGACACGGGCCCCTGTGA